One region of Candidatus Palauibacter australiensis genomic DNA includes:
- a CDS encoding phosphotransferase yields PGMIHLCEDPGVIGQAFFVMEHVEGRVPSAPGLPEVESPAERAAIYDAMNEALARLHAVDWAAVGLGDYGKPSDYVARQITVWTRQYEAARIDPIPAMEALSEWLPAHIPASDASGEETTIAHGDYRLDNMILHPTEPRVLAIVDWELSTLGHPLADLAYNCMTYHLPEGPLWKGLGEVDCEALGIPSEEDYVTAYCRRTGREGVPDWEFFMAFGLFRLASICQGVYARALQGNASSRNALEVGAKAPMLAEAGWSFARRA; encoded by the coding sequence GCCGGGGATGATCCACCTGTGTGAGGACCCCGGCGTGATCGGACAGGCGTTCTTCGTCATGGAGCACGTGGAGGGGCGGGTGCCGTCGGCCCCGGGCTTGCCCGAAGTCGAATCTCCGGCGGAACGGGCGGCGATCTACGACGCGATGAACGAGGCGCTGGCGCGGCTCCATGCGGTCGACTGGGCGGCCGTCGGTCTGGGGGACTACGGAAAACCGTCGGACTACGTGGCGCGGCAGATCACCGTCTGGACGCGACAGTACGAAGCGGCCCGGATCGACCCGATCCCCGCGATGGAGGCGCTCAGCGAGTGGCTGCCCGCCCACATCCCCGCCAGCGACGCGTCCGGGGAGGAGACGACGATCGCCCACGGCGACTACCGGCTCGACAACATGATCCTGCACCCGACCGAACCGCGCGTGCTCGCGATCGTGGACTGGGAGTTGTCGACCCTGGGCCACCCTCTGGCCGACCTCGCCTATAACTGCATGACGTACCACCTGCCCGAGGGGCCCCTGTGGAAGGGGCTGGGGGAGGTGGACTGCGAGGCGCTGGGGATTCCGTCGGAGGAGGACTACGTGACCGCGTACTGCCGGCGGACGGGGCGTGAGGGGGTGCCGGACTGGGAGTTCTTCATGGCTTTTGGCCTCTTCCGCCTCGCCTCGATCTGCCAGGGCGTGTACGCGCGGGCCCTCCAGGGCAACGCGAGTTCGCGGAACGCGCTGGAAGTCGGCGCCAAGGCGCCGATGCTGGCCGAAGCCGGCTGGAGCTTCGCCCGCCGCGCCTGA